The genomic DNA AATTATAACAGGTAGAAACCTTTAATGATAACAATTCATGAATGTTTTAAAAAAATTAATTCTAGTCCACACACATTTAAAGACTGATTCATAAGGGGCTGACTCCCTCCAACTAGGAGGGGTCTGACCCTCGTCATAAATTATCATAGCCAATCGTGAATGAATTGAACAAGCTCATTGATATTGCTTTTTTTGATAGGTATTTTTGGAATCGAATCAAGGAACGTTTTTCCATATCTTGTTGTAATAATTCTTTTGTCAAAGACGACAATAATTCCTCGGTCTTGCTCAGATCTTATCAGCCTGCCAAACCCCTGTTTAAATCTGATGACTGCTTCCGGCAAAGAATGATCGGAAAATGGATTGCCGCCATTCCTTTTTATCGCTTCACATTTTGCTTGAACGATCGGTTCATCCGGAGGAGAAAACGGCAGCCGTACAATAATAAGGCATGACAAGTCTTCTCCTGGAATATCAACACCTTCCCAAAAACTGTTTGTTCCTAGCAGGATCGCTTTGTCAAATCGCTGGAAATTTCGTGTAAGCCTTGTCCTGCTTCCGCTTGTGATCCCTTGAGCAATTAATGCATAGTCTTCTAAGAACCCGCTCTCTTTCATGAGTTCATACGTTTTTTTTAGCATATCATAAGCTGTAAACAATACAAGCATTCTTCCTTTTGTCGCTTCCGCGATTGAAATCAAATGCTCTACAATCGAAGCGGTATATTCTTCCATGGACACTGTGCTTATTTCCGGAAGGTCTTCAGAAATAATTAGCTGAACTTGTTCAGAATAACGAAATGGTGAAGGAATCGTTTCTGTTTGATAATCAAGGTTTTCAAGCCCCAGCTCTCTTACAATAAACTTGAAAGAGTTTTTTACAGTTAATGTAGCAGATGTAAGGACTACACTCTTTTTATCAGCGAAAAATTGCTGTTCCAAAAAAGAAGAAACCTCTACAGGCTGTGCGTAAACAGTTGTAGCATTTTGAAATGCTCTTAAGTCTGTCTCAATCCATATGACATACTCCGGCTGCTGGATAATAAAGAGGTTTTTAATGACATCTTTGACTTCCTTCAAACTTTCAAAAACTGAAGCTATTTCCTCAAGCACCGCTTTTTGTTCACCGGACCGCTCAACTTTAAATTGATTCATCACATGCAGCCGTTTTTTAAAAAGGCAAATCAGGTCTTTGATTAGAAATAAAATCCGCTCCGAAACAGCTTGTAAAGCATTCCATTCCTTCCCGGACTCATTGTTTGTTAACCGATATTTTATTTTGTTAAAGGCCAAACCTTTATCCTTTGTTTTTTTTCCTGCATAAACACTAATTGTTTTAAATAACTCATCAAATTCAATAGATAAATCCGATATTATCTGGTTAACTTCAAATGTATGAACTATTTCGCTATTTTGCCATTTTACGTCATTCAACAGCTGTTCAAACTTGTAAAACAGCTGTTTCTGCTCATAGGTACCAAGCCTGCTTAGCAAATGCCTGATTGCCAAATAGTCAAGTGAAAAACCAAAATGTTTACCTGCTGCTTTTTCAAACTGATGTCCTTCATCAATAATCACATAATGATAATCGGGTAAAATCGATTGATCTGCCCCTGCATCAGAAAGGAGAAATGCATGATTGGTAATAATAAGATCAGCTGATTGCGCTTCATTTCTGGCTCTTAAATAATAGTCATGAGAAGACCATGCCTTTCCTTGAAGAAATGCAGTCTCATCATTCTTAATATAATTCCAAAACAGCCTGCCCCCGCTTGATAAGTTTAACTCTTCATAGTCACCTGTATCAGTTTCTAACAGCCATACGAGGATTTGCATTTTTGTTAAACAAGTATCATAATTATCGTCCTCTTCATTTAAAGAGAGCTTAAATTTAAAAAGGCTGATATAGTGATTTCTTCCTTTTAATAGAACTGTTTTTATCGGAAAGCTAAATATTTTATTTAAAAGGAGAATATCCCGTCTTAAAAGCTGTTCTTGAAGCTGGGTTGTATATGTGCTGATGACAACAGGCTCGTTTTTCAGCTTTGAAAAGATGACAGCCGGAATAAGATAAGCAAGTGATTTCCCTACTCCTGTCCCTGCCTCAATTAATGAATGCTGTTGATTTAGAAAAGAATGGTACACGGTATCCATCATTTGAAATTGACCGGTTCGCCTTTCAAATGCCGGAAACGCTTTTTGCAAGAGAGCTTCTTTACTTTCAATATCAAAAGGATACTCTAAATGTGATGGATTCGAAACACTTTTCGGAAGATCCTTCTTCTTTTTTAAAGCAATACCACGAAAGATTTCGATGGATTCAGGCAAAACTTCAATGGTTTGTTCCTTTTTCATAATGATATCTCCGAGAAGTACATGTAAATCACTTTTAAGTCCATCAGATAGCTTATATAGCTGACGCATTGTACATAACGGTATTTTTTGAAGCTTTTCA from Bacillus methanolicus MGA3 includes the following:
- the dinG gene encoding ATP-dependent DNA helicase DinG yields the protein MNQHKFTVIDLETTGNAPKRGDRIIQFAAVVIENGKIIEQYSSFVNPEQEISPFIEELTGINDEMVKNAPFFSEIAPKILSLLDGAYFVAHNVLFDLSFLQEELIHAGYEGFFGPILDTVELARILLPTADSYKLSDLAAKEKLSHDRPHQADSDAYVTAELLLILLEKLQKIPLCTMRQLYKLSDGLKSDLHVLLGDIIMKKEQTIEVLPESIEIFRGIALKKKKDLPKSVSNPSHLEYPFDIESKEALLQKAFPAFERRTGQFQMMDTVYHSFLNQQHSLIEAGTGVGKSLAYLIPAVIFSKLKNEPVVISTYTTQLQEQLLRRDILLLNKIFSFPIKTVLLKGRNHYISLFKFKLSLNEEDDNYDTCLTKMQILVWLLETDTGDYEELNLSSGGRLFWNYIKNDETAFLQGKAWSSHDYYLRARNEAQSADLIITNHAFLLSDAGADQSILPDYHYVIIDEGHQFEKAAGKHFGFSLDYLAIRHLLSRLGTYEQKQLFYKFEQLLNDVKWQNSEIVHTFEVNQIISDLSIEFDELFKTISVYAGKKTKDKGLAFNKIKYRLTNNESGKEWNALQAVSERILFLIKDLICLFKKRLHVMNQFKVERSGEQKAVLEEIASVFESLKEVKDVIKNLFIIQQPEYVIWIETDLRAFQNATTVYAQPVEVSSFLEQQFFADKKSVVLTSATLTVKNSFKFIVRELGLENLDYQTETIPSPFRYSEQVQLIISEDLPEISTVSMEEYTASIVEHLISIAEATKGRMLVLFTAYDMLKKTYELMKESGFLEDYALIAQGITSGSRTRLTRNFQRFDKAILLGTNSFWEGVDIPGEDLSCLIIVRLPFSPPDEPIVQAKCEAIKRNGGNPFSDHSLPEAVIRFKQGFGRLIRSEQDRGIIVVFDKRIITTRYGKTFLDSIPKIPIKKSNINELVQFIHDWL